AGATTTGCTCTTCCATTTCTTCCTTGAGCCTTTTAAAGACCTATTCAAGGAGCCTTTTAAAGACCTATTCAAGTCCATCGTTAAACGAACATATACTTGATAGAAAGACACGTTAAAAacctttttcccaattttttctCTACCACAGCTAGCTCCAGTTTCCTTGCACCGTCCCACAACATTAACGAGCCTGAGCCAAACTCTTCCCGGGCCCAAACCCCATTTGTCAAAAACAATAATAATTGTCCCCACGAAACCTTAGTGGAAAAACTCAGTCTGCATATATTATTGTCCCCTCTCCTACAAACGCACAACTTGGGTACGTCACCACCAACGGATATATATCCTCCTTTAAATTCCAACCCTCCACTCGCCCACCCAAAAAGGACGATCGGAAttcccctctctttctttccaatCGATCCATCCACCACTCCATATCCCCGCAGTACACGAGAAGACATGGCTGAAGAGTGCGCCGAGAGCTCCGTCGCCATCGACGTCACGGCCGTGCAGCCGGGCAGCTGGTGGCAAGATCCCCATGGTAGCTCTATATCTCCTCCTCCTGCATGGATTAACGGTAGCAGCCACAACCCGTGGGGCCACCATCACAACCAAAACCCTAGCTCCAACGATTCTCCCTGCGATGAAGCCGTCTCGATCTCGTCCTCAGCATATACCAACACATCGATCCACTCAGGACTGACAGTCGAGTCCTCTGGCCGGCTTCTTGAGTCGACTTCCTCGCCGAACGAGTTGATCGGGGAGCATCTTTCTGACCATCATCTCTGGAACCACGTGCTGCTGTAAGTCCATGCGCATAATTGTGTACCGATATGGCTATTTGATTTGGCAAATGTTTTCTATGACCACTCCTTTACTGATGAACATGGTAGAAGGATGACGGCCGAGCAGTCTAACGTCCGGTTAGCATGCAGCAATTCTCATGTTCAAGTCATAACGCTTGTTACTTAAAAGAGTTATTTCGGGTTCGGGTTCATCATCTAATGACGACGGGCTTTACCTGATGTACGAGAACAAGACGGTTTGAGTAAATCTTGGATACCCGTATTGAAAATATCATATATGACTATAGTAGGACCAACTGGGTTGATGTGCATCTAATCGGTATCGGTggaaaaagaaggaactttTAAGAGAATAATTGGACAATAGGGTGATTGTGGTGGTAGGTGTGGAATTGGGGTATCGAAAGACTGGTATTATTTATTGTTAGGGCAAGAGAGTCTCGCTAGAATAGAAGGatataaaacttgaaatcttcGGGTGATCACTGCGACTAATCTGATCTCTAAAGAGAGTTGAGACTCTCATAAATTAGCATACATACTATGCTTAATATGTGTAAATTCTGCAACCATATAGATTAAGATTGCAAACGACACTCAATGAGATGATTTTTGCAcacaaaataatgctaaaaatattTCACacctttctttcctcttcttcttcttcttctttttttttttggccgggtTGGGAGGGGGTGTGAGGATATATTATTGCACGTCGTATTGACATTTCTTGCcattatctttcttttatttttctccattgaCTTGCTAGCTAGGACTATCTTTCATTCCTTTACATTAGCCTTGTGTGGAAGCAAGATGAAACATATGCAATCAACAACTCGATAGACTTGTGTCGGAGCAATATCCTCTCAACTTTCTAACTTTCTCCCCTTAATATAAGCTGTCAAGGTAGAGTTGTATTTTCCATGCTAGTTCTTTTATCAAGTATCTTTCTTTGCCAAACCCATGCAGAAGTGTGTCTCTTTCATTTCACTTTCTTGgaccattttctttatttttcttagaaTACACATATATTTACTTCCATATATATGTCTATCTATCTATTTGCGTAGAAGTGTCGGAAGCGGCGGAGATCTACATAACAACCAGCACGACGTGCCCGAGAACCTCCTTGATTCTCTTTCCTCCAAGACCTTGTCGAACCTTAATAGCTTCGAACCACCGAGTGCAACCTCCTCGTGCAACAATTTCTTGAAGAAGTTAGGCAACATTTGGGACTTCCCAAACGCCAGTCTCAGCGGGTCAACCTTCATGCAAGGCCAGAGGTTTAGCTCGAATAATAAGCTGTCCAACTCGGTCAGCGACTGGTCGATTGCGCCTCCCGACCCAGAAGTCAACCTCCCCTTCGACTCGAGCCCCATGTCATTGGGCTCCTCTTCTACGTGTCAAGCTCTGTGCGGGTCGCCGATCCCACGCACTCAATATGGCAGCGAACTCGAAGCATCAGTTGGAACAGCACTGTTCAGGAGATCGCCAAGCGTTTACAGTAGCAACAATATTCTTGGAGAAGGGTTTGGGCCGACGAACACGTCGATGATGGCAGATAATGGTAGATACTACAGCGGGGTGACCGGTTCCTTGTGCAGAGGCTTCGATGACGATAATACATCACCGTCTTTTAGCAGCAGAATAGGGAGGCGCTTCAAGACGTTGAATTTATCTGACTGTAAGATCAAGCCTGTGTCATCTCCCCCGGTAAGTAAGCAAGCGGGAGAGATTAAGTAAATTACGTTTTACCGGTGGGGCATGTTCatttattttggtcttttccATAGGTATGGAGTTCGTTTCTTGATTTGGGTATGATAAACAGTTATTCCACCATGAACTGAGTGATATAAACCACTATAATGTGTCGGTTTCATGTGAAATTCAACCGATCTAACAGCTCAGATTACTTGATACTACATCTAAGTACAATCATGGTACCTAAGCCATTTACCATAAATAGGAACCTGTCACACATGTTTGGTGGATTTACTCTGAACGAGAGCTTTTACTTTATCTTGTTTGGTGTGATTTTTTCATTCCTGTGAACAAAAGCTTATTGCCATAATGATCTTTTCCAACATGTAGGTGAAGGCCAGCATGAGAGGACCGGGGAACACAAGTgagggcaaaaagaaaagatcagaAGACAGTTCGGAGGCCGTCGCCAAGAAACCCAAGCACGAGAGCTCAGCAGTTTCATCTTCCAAGGTACTAATCACacattatttccttttcttcctatttTTCTCAAACCTTAATACGTATAACATACGTACACACACACGCGCGCACATATTATACTCGCTACGAAGTGTCATTACATTTTTCTTGGGCACAGTAAATTAATCATTTggaattaataataaaattattaaatattgcTGTTATTATTGTTGTTTCTGCAAAAGATGCAGGTAACCAAAGTCAAGCTTGGGGACAGGATTACAGCCCTTCAGCAAATTGTGTCGCCGTTCGGAAAGGTCtgggtttattttatttattgaaaagaaaaaagaaggccaCTAACCCGatgctttttcttccttttatgttcCACAATTTAATTCAGTATTTTAATTCGGCCCCTTTCTAACAACTACTTTCAATTTATACTCAGACCGACACTGCATCGGTTCTAATGGAAGCGATCGGGTACATAAAGTTCCTCCAAGAGCAAGTGCGGGTAATATGTTCTCCAAAGTCATGATCACGACTTGGTACTTCAATAATGAGAGGATAAGCAAGAAAAAAGGGCTACATATATATACGTCAGCATGCCAATTATTGacgaaataattttaaaatataatagtAAGCTAATCAGCGAACCGCATTATGAATGTGGAAAgtgaacatatatattttttctgtGAGGATGGACCAAATTTATTATATCTAATAGAAATTATGCACCTTCTAGTTTTCTCTAAATGGTAAGTGAGCACTTGCCATTTCATAATTCTTCAATCAAGTCAAAAATAGATTGTTATACTGCGATGACATGACTGATAGGTATTAAGAAAACTCGTTTGGTTTTGATGAGGTATTTAAAGTCAATCACCATACGAGAGTCATGAACAATTCATATTCTTAAGTAGGATATAACCAGTACAAATTATCCATTAGTATTTGATCTTCTAGAGTAAGTTTAGGCCACTTTTTGCCCATCATATCAAATAACAAATCGAGAGTGATTATTAGCGTTGTTAATAGTGTCAACCCCTTCCCTTTGCAGCTACTAGTGAGCAACCCCTATTTGAAGACGAATCCCCACAAGGTGAATAAAGTCCATATGCTTCTCTAGTAACTCTGTTTGTGAAACATTATGTGATATGGACTTACATGCTTCGCACCTGCCATTTTAGTGATGAAACCCTAAATATTTGCAGGATCCATGGGGAGCGTTGGATAGGAAAGAGATGGGAGATTTTAGGGTCGATCTCAAAAGCAGAGGGCTTTGCTTAGTCCCGGTCTCGTGCACACCTCAAGTCTACCGTGAGAACACGGGGTCCGACTACTGGACGCCGCCATATCGAGGGGTTCTATATAGGTGAAAGAGTCTCGCATGCATATAGAATAACAGCTTTGAATTAGTCGATTCCTTAGAGGACATATGCAATCAATAAGCTCACTATGTACTTTGTTATCAAATTGGACACAGGAGTGATGGTAACTTTGAAACTCAAGCTCTGAGTAGTTAATTGTGGCAACGTTGTAGTAGGTATTGGCTTGTTTTCACCCTCTGACCTAACTCTCTTGTACAATAAAAAGTTGGAGGCAGTAAACCAACTTccatattttacaaatatatttCATCTCTAGTCACCTTGAGTTGGAATCTTGAGATTGCAAATACAGCCTTCATATATGACTATTATATAATAACTATTTACACGATTTACTTTGAATTCTATGGCCTAATAATATGATGTCGGGTATTAAGTCATAAGCTAAATGCTGCTATTGAAGTTATGTACATGCCAAATTTAATACCGATATGACGTCGAGAATAGCTCCGgatgaaaataaatcaaacttcGAAATGAACTTCTTGTGTACTTAACTCAtcaaactttcatttttttttccattaaaaattgtGCTTCATTATAATGggtcataaagaaaaaaattaactggTTTTTTTCTAACCACTCTAGGAGGTGTACAAAAGATGCCATGCATCACATGTTAAAATGGCCGATAATTTGAACAAGATTCGGTAACGAAGCAACAACAGGAGAAAAGCCAATCGTCGCCAGCCCTAGGGATGATGGAAAGAATGATCCCCCAATTGCTCAATGGCATTCAAGGTGGCCACTCAGGTTGTCCCGTTTCAGTGCTCTTTTTTATGGGGGAGCTTCTGGTTGTAAAAGAACGGTTTTCTAGAAGCGGGGATGACGCAGAAGGGGGGACGATTGCAACGAGACAAAAGGGTCAAAAGGAGACTCGAGCCGTGAAGTGAATGAAGTTGCCGAGTCTAGTGGGTGGGGCTCAGGGAGGGCACGCAGAGAGATGCTGCTCTCTCCTTCCTCcccctctcactctctctctaaTTATAAGAAAGAAGGGAGACTCGCTTTGAATTCTCCTCGAGAAATGATGAGGAGCTAGTGGGGGAGACTAACGCTTTTTACCTCCCAGTGAAAAAACCTTCACGACTCTCTGCATCGCGAAGTGCTTAAGTTCAGCCCCGACCACACGAACGAAAGAGATTGCAGCcctagtctctctctctctctctctctctctctctgtacttttttccttttttctatgtGGAATATGGTCGTGAACTGTCATTAGCACTCACTGGGTATGACCAAGAAACCCCAACCACATTGCAGGCAAACAACATGGAGGCCTGTGCTGAGGTCTAGTGTGGGTTGTGCCATTTCTAGAAGTTAATGACTTTGATTAAGAGGTTGACTTTAAACAATCATGTCCCGACCccatatattttgaattttgaatgcAAAGCCACTTAAGAGCTTGCTTTGACAGAGTACGATTCAACTTAACCTTCTATATCGATCTATTGTGGAGCTACAACGATTGAATGATACTCCTTGTATTTTGTAAAAACCTTGTTTGTGTACCTTGAACCATGTGTTTGGATTTGAAGTAATATGCCCATTGGTTGGTttattccaagaaaaaaaaatccgatgAGATGACGATATCTTGTGCACACCTGATAAATGTGGTTAGATAAATGTGGTTAGAGAGGAGTTAGAGAGATgagtaaaatacaaaagaaaataagaaggc
The nucleotide sequence above comes from Eucalyptus grandis isolate ANBG69807.140 chromosome 2, ASM1654582v1, whole genome shotgun sequence. Encoded proteins:
- the LOC104432984 gene encoding transcription factor bHLH111 isoform X4, whose translation is MAEECAESSVAIDVTAVQPGSWWQDPHGSSISPPPAWINGSSHNPWGHHHNQNPSSNDSPCDEAVSISSSAYTNTSIHSGLTVESSGRLLESTSSPNELIGEHLSDHHLWNHVLLSVGSGGDLHNNQHDVPENLLDSLSSKTLSNLNSFEPPSATSSCNNFLKKLGNIWDFPNASLSGSTFMQGQRFSSNNKLSNSVSDWSIAPPDPEVNLPFDSSPMSLGSSSTCQALCGSPIPRTQYGSELEASVGTALFRRSPSVYSSNNILGEGFGPTNTSMMADNGRYYSGVTGSLCRGFDDDNTSPSFSSRIGRRFKTLNLSDCKIKPVSSPPVKASMRGPGNTSEGKKKRSEDSSEAVAKKPKHESSAVSSSKMQVTKVKLGDRITALQQIVSPFGKTDTASVLMEAIGYIKFLQEQVRDPWGALDRKEMGDFRVDLKSRGLCLVPVSCTPQVYRENTGSDYWTPPYRGVLYR
- the LOC104432984 gene encoding transcription factor bHLH111 isoform X3, translated to MAEECAESSVAIDVTAVQPGSWWQDPHGSSISPPPAWINGSSHNPWGHHHNQNPSSNDSPCDEAVSISSSAYTNTSIHSGLTVESSGRLLESTSSPNELIGEHLSDHHLWNHVLLSVGSGGDLHNNQHDVPENLLDSLSSKTLSNLNSFEPPSATSSCNNFLKKLGNIWDFPNASLSGSTFMQGQRFSSNNKLSNSVSDWSIAPPDPEVNLPFDSSPMSLGSSSTCQALCGSPIPRTQYGSELEASVGTALFRRSPSVYSSNNILGEGFGPTNTSMMADNGRYYSGVTGSLCRGFDDDNTSPSFSSRIGRRFKTLNLSDCKIKPVSSPPVKASMRGPGNTSEGKKKRSEDSSEAVAKKPKHESSAVSSSKVTKVKLGDRITALQQIVSPFGKTDTASVLMEAIGYIKFLQEQVRLLVSNPYLKTNPHKDPWGALDRKEMGDFRVDLKSRGLCLVPVSCTPQVYRENTGSDYWTPPYRGVLYR
- the LOC104432984 gene encoding transcription factor bHLH111 isoform X1, which encodes MAEECAESSVAIDVTAVQPGSWWQDPHGSSISPPPAWINGSSHNPWGHHHNQNPSSNDSPCDEAVSISSSAYTNTSIHSGLTVESSGRLLESTSSPNELIGEHLSDHHLWNHVLLSVGSGGDLHNNQHDVPENLLDSLSSKTLSNLNSFEPPSATSSCNNFLKKLGNIWDFPNASLSGSTFMQGQRFSSNNKLSNSVSDWSIAPPDPEVNLPFDSSPMSLGSSSTCQALCGSPIPRTQYGSELEASVGTALFRRSPSVYSSNNILGEGFGPTNTSMMADNGRYYSGVTGSLCRGFDDDNTSPSFSSRIGRRFKTLNLSDCKIKPVSSPPVKASMRGPGNTSEGKKKRSEDSSEAVAKKPKHESSAVSSSKMQVTKVKLGDRITALQQIVSPFGKTDTASVLMEAIGYIKFLQEQVRLLVSNPYLKTNPHKDPWGALDRKEMGDFRVDLKSRGLCLVPVSCTPQVYRENTGSDYWTPPYRGVLYR
- the LOC104432984 gene encoding transcription factor bHLH111 isoform X2; translated protein: MAEECAESSVAIDVTAVQPGSWWQDPHGSSISPPPAWINGSSHNPWGHHHNQNPSSNDSPCDEAVSISSSAYTNTSIHSGLTVESSGRLLESTSSPNELIGEHLSDHHLWNHVLLVGSGGDLHNNQHDVPENLLDSLSSKTLSNLNSFEPPSATSSCNNFLKKLGNIWDFPNASLSGSTFMQGQRFSSNNKLSNSVSDWSIAPPDPEVNLPFDSSPMSLGSSSTCQALCGSPIPRTQYGSELEASVGTALFRRSPSVYSSNNILGEGFGPTNTSMMADNGRYYSGVTGSLCRGFDDDNTSPSFSSRIGRRFKTLNLSDCKIKPVSSPPVKASMRGPGNTSEGKKKRSEDSSEAVAKKPKHESSAVSSSKMQVTKVKLGDRITALQQIVSPFGKTDTASVLMEAIGYIKFLQEQVRLLVSNPYLKTNPHKDPWGALDRKEMGDFRVDLKSRGLCLVPVSCTPQVYRENTGSDYWTPPYRGVLYR